A genome region from Hevea brasiliensis isolate MT/VB/25A 57/8 chromosome 9, ASM3005281v1, whole genome shotgun sequence includes the following:
- the LOC110665774 gene encoding probable amino acid permease 7, whose protein sequence is MGEETKPQETPLLHTQAAETALKRTGTIWTAAAHVITGVIGSGVLSLAWSMAQLGWIAGPLTMLCFAFFTLLSTYLLCDCYRFPDPEYGPQRNPSYLEAVDATLGKKEAWISGIFVEISLYGVGIAYTITSAISMRAIQKSNCYHKEGHEAKCEYADTLYMLIFGGVQIILSQIPDFHNIQWLSILAAVMSLAYSIIGFALGIAQVIENGYVMGSITGVSASSAIAKVWNISQALGDIAFAYPYSLILLEIQDTLKSPPPESESMKKASTIALIMTTFFYICCGGFGYAAFGENTPGNLLTGFGFYEPYWLIDFANACIVLHLVGGYQVYSQPVFATIEKWFAEKYPNSGFINHSFSIKLPFLRAFGLNPFRVCFRTIYVISTTAISMIFPYFNQVIGLLGALNFWPLTIYFPVEMYLRQRRVEAWTIKWIMLRAFSFVLLFLSLFALIGSVEGLISAKLS, encoded by the exons ATGGGAGAAGAAACAAAGCCACAAGAGACACCATTGTTGCATACGCAGGCTGCAGAAACTGCCCTCAAAAGAACTG GCACGATATGGACGGCAGCGGCACATGTAATAACAGGCGTCATAGGTTCAGGAGTCCTATCATTAGCGTGGAGTATGGCTCAGTTAGGGTGGATTGCAGGTCCATTAACCATGCTGTGTTTTGCTTTCTTCACCCTTCTTTCTACTTACCTTCTCTGCGATTGTTATCGGTTTCCTGATCCTGAATATGGTCCTCAAAGAAATCCATCTTACCTTGAAGCTGTTGATGCCACTTTAG GAAAAAAGGAAGCTTGGATAAGTGGAATCTTTGTAGAAATAAGCTTATATGGGGTAGGAATTGCCTATACCATTACTTCTGCTATAAGCATGAG GGCAATTCAAAAATCAAACTGTTACCACAAAGAAGGGCATGAGGCCAAGTGTGAATATGCAGATACTTTATATATGCTAATATTTGGAGGTGTTCAAATCATTTTGTCTCAAATACCAGATTTCCATAACATACAATGGCTATCAATCCTAGCTGCAGTCATGTCTTTGGCATACTCCATTATTGGATTTGCACTTGGTATTGCACAAGTTATAG AAAATGGATATGTGATGGGTAGCATTACAGGAGTCTCAGCTTCTAGTGCAATAGCTAAAGTATGGAATATATCTCAAGCACTTGGAGATATAGCATTTGCATATCCATATTCCCTAATTCTTCTGGAAATACAG GATACGTTAAAATCTCCTCCACCAGAGAGTGAGAGCATGAAGAAGGCATCAACGATAGCACTCATTATGACTACATTTTTCTATATCTGCTGTGGTGGTTTCGGATATGCAGCTTTTGGAGAAAATACACCTGGGAATCTTTTGACAGGATTTGGATTTTATGAACCATACTGGCTCATTGACTTTGCTAATGCTTGCATTGTGCTTCATCTAGTTGGAGGCTATCAG GTTTACAGTCAACCAGTATTTGCAACTATTGAGAAATGGTTTGCAGAGAAGTATCCCAACAGTGGATTTATAAACCATAGTTTCAGCATCAAACTCCCATTTTTGCGAGCTTTTGGATTAAACCCCTTCAGGGTGTGTTTCCGAACGATATATGTAATCTCAACAACAGCGATTTCAATGATCTTTCCTTACTTCAACCAAGTGATTGGATTGTTAGGAGCCTTAAACTTCTGGCCCTTAACAATTTATTTTCCTGTGGAGATGTACTTGAGGCAAAGACGTGTTGAAGCTTGGACAATCAAGTGGATAATGCTTCGAGCATTTAGCTTTGTGCTACTTTTTCTGTCATTATTTGCTTTGATCGGATCGGTTGAAGGGCTTATAAGTGCAAAGTTAAGCTAA